AACGTCCGAGGCTGAGAAGGACGCGGTGCTGGCAGAGTCCTTTATAAAGCTCGCGACCTCGAACGAGCCAATTCTCGTCCGAGAGCTGAACCAACCGTTTTTCGAGCTGCGGCCCCAGTTCAAGCTATTTATCTCAGGGAACTACAAACCGCGTATCCGCGGGACCGATGACGGCATTTGGCGCCGGATCATCCTCGTGCCGTGGCTCGTTAAGGTCAGCGATGAGATGTGCGATCCGCACCTCGCCGACAAGCTGAAGGCAGAGGCGTCCGGCATTCTGAATCGAATGCTTGAAGGGGTCGTAGATTGGATGAAGGGCGGCTTGCAGGTTCCGCCGCCGATCGCCGAGGCAACTGCGGAGTACCGTTCTGACTCGGACCACCTCGGACGCTTCAAGGCCGAATGCCTGCGCGAGGTGCCGGGCAGCCGGGTCGCTTCGGCGGACATCTATGATGTCTTCGTAGCCTGGGCGAAATCGACCGGCGCTCCGATCTGGACGCGGACCGGGTTCGGCAGGGCCATGACGGATCGCGGCTCCAAAAGCACCAAGTCCGGCAGCAATTACTGGATTGGCATCGAGCTCACGCGCCAGCTGTCAGATTTCGGAAGCGCTGACGAACCGCCTGTCGATGACCAAACACCACCGACGGCAACAGACGACGTACCCATCGAACACTGAAAGCCGAAGCTCAGGCGTCAAAACGCTCCCTATTTTGGGAGCGTTATTTTTTGAAAAGTCGGAGAAAACGTTGGCATTTCAAGGGTTGGGAGTGTTGGGAGCGATTTTCTGTAATGAGAAACGATAGGAGAGTACACACATATACATCTCTCTAGATATTAAGGCCCGACAGTAAAACGCTCCCAAGGCTCCCTGGAGAGTCCTCGGTGGGGGGCCGATCGATTTAACCGGGCCGATCTGACTTAACCGAGTTAACCGATTTAACCTTAAAAAATCTGCGCGTAACTAGCGCGAGCCCGGGGTGCGAATTACCCGCGTGGCGATTGGCTTCCAGAAGGACCCGAAGCCACCAGGGACTACGTACGCCGCCGATCCGCCGCTACCGAGCTAATTTAATGAACGGCACTGGACGGGAGGTCCTCGCGGACTTCGTTAGCGAGACGCAACCAAGTGTCGGCGATATGGCTCAGCATAACGCGCTGCGGCTCACTCACGGCAGCGAATGCCAGCGTGAGGCATTCTTCCCGGTGGCGAAGATATTCCGCTTCTTCCGCTGTCTGAAAACGGCGCATCGCATATTCGCCCCGAGAACGCGTGCATCTTAAGCCGAAGGGCCCGGAAGGAAAGCCGCTTTGAATGCATAATGCTGCTAGTGAGTAATTGCCGCTAACCGCAGGCGCGTGCAATTTCTTGAAGCTTTCATGGCGCAAAACGAACAAACAGCCGTGGGTGTCGACGGCTGTGTGAATACGGTCATGCCGGAGAGAGGCGGGAGCATGCTCCCGCCTCGTTTCTGGTCGGGTTATCTCTCGTTGATGGCGATCCGCCGGATGTTCGACTTCGCCGCCGGCAGACGAGGCAAGATGACGGTCAGCACGCCGTTCTTGAACAAAGCTTTCACCTTGTCGACATCAACGTCGTCGACCGGGATGCGGCGTTCGAACCGACCGTAGTAACGCTCGGTGAAGAGGCGGTCCCCGTCCTCCGTCTCGGTCTTTTTTTCTCCGCTGATCGTCAGAACGCCATCCGCGAGGTGAATGTCGACATCCTTTTCCTCGAGCCCGGGAAGCTCGGCGGTGACCTTCACCTCATTGGCGTGTTCGCTCACTTCGAGGTTGGGCCAACCCAAGCCCCCGCCGAACTGCCGGTCTCCAAGGCTTGGAAATCCCACATCGAAGCCGCGAAATGCATCGTCGAACAGGCGATTCATCTCGCGGTGGAGCGCGAGAAAGGGATTCGTCGCTTCGTCGTTTCTGCGGACAGCCAGATCGCTGCGACCGCGATTCCAGGGGATCAGATCTCTAATGGGCATGGCTTTCTCCACGGCAACTCCCGCCCGCGGCCATGAACGGCCGCGGGAGGGACTGGTCAGGCGTTGCTTTGTTTAGGCTGCTTTCTTCTGCGCGATCGTCGTCGTGCTCGTGCCGCCGTTGATGGCAATGCGCCGCGGCTTCATGGCCTCGGGCACTTCCCTCACAAGGTCGATCTTGAGCAGACCTTCCTCGAAGGAGGCGCTCTTCACCTGCACATAGTCGGCGAGGTTGAACACACGTCGGAACGGGCGTGCGGAGATGCCTTGATAGAGATACTCGGTGTCCGCCTTCTGAGCCTTCTGACCTTCCACGGTGAGAACATTCAGCTCCGCCGTGATGGCCACTTCGTCCGGGCTGAATCCGGCCAGCGCCAGCGAGATGCGGTAGTGGTCTTCGCCCGTGCGTTCGATGTTGTAGGGCGGGTAGGCGTCGTTGGCCTGGAAATGAGCCGATTGGTCCATCAGGTCGAAGAGGCGGTCGAAGCCAACGGTCGAGCGCCAGAGTGGGGTGGGGTCGAAAGTCCTCATTGCCATATCCTCCAGTTGAGCAACATGGATCACAAGGGAACGCCAGACACCTGTCCGGCGCCCGGTTGCCGGGCCCCGACCGGGCGCACGGCGCCGCACCGAAGTGCAGCGGCTGACGAATTAGAAAACGCCCGTGGCGTTTCAAGAGGGCGCCCAAAACTTTTTCGACCTGTCGATGAAGCGGAGCCGGGTCTGTTAACCGGGACGTTAACCGCCCCAAATTTTTTTGTTTTGGGTTCGGGAGCCCTCTTGAAAAATAAACCCGTTTTTCTTCCGCCGACGGCGCCCCATAAGGGCCGTTGCGGGTAACCGCTTTTATCCATGTCGCTTTACGAAGGATATGGCCATGACAGAGACAGCCAACCGAAAGGAATTCGATCTCGACTATCTGCTTCATCCGGCCGGGGCATTCCGGAACCCGATGGATGTCGTAGCCGACCCGGACATGACCGTTCAGGAGAAACGGGCCATTCTCGCGTCGTGGGCGTCGGACGCCTGCGCCGTGGAGGCCGCGCCTGACCTGCGGCGCCCCCCGGCCGCACCCACGGTGCGCTTTGACGACATCATGGATGCGTTGAAGCGCCTGGACGGAGAGGCGGCCAACACGCCCAACTACGGCAAGTTCATCAACCGCGCCCAGCGCTGGAAGGATCCCTACCGCAAAGAACGCGGTGGACGTTCCCTGTTCGGGTGAGGCCCGCCATGATGAAGTATGCCATCGCCGTGACAGCGGCGGTCCTGGCTTGCGCGCCCGAGGCAGCAAGCCAGAGCATCATGCAAAAGACGGACTGGAAAGACACCAGTCTCGAACGGTTCTTGCCTCCGGCGGACGGAGGCATTCCGTGGCTCCAACTCGACAACAAGACCCGGCTGCCAAAGGGCGACCTTCCGATCGGCCGCCAGGCGAGCTCGGGTGGCCCCTTCGTTTTCGGTCCCGTCGTGCCGGAAATGCAGGTGTAGGCCAATGCGCTGGCCGGTTCGAGGAGGATGTAGCCATGAGCGACCGGACCTGGATCAAGCTCGACGCGTTGCGGCAGCCCGGCATGCGGCGCGTGCTCGAAGCCATGAAGCTGGTTGAGCAGGAAGCCCCGAAGCTGGTGCGTGAGGCAGTTCTCGCATCCGATCCGGGCAGGAACACTCAGGCCGACGTCGGAGGTCAGCCATGTCCCTCCTGATGCTCGGGGTGCTTCTGTCGACCATCCTTGCGCTGAGTGCGGTGGCGCTGAACGCGGGCGATGGAGACGGATTTAGCAACGCCTGACGCGGCGGGCGTGAGGCTCCAAGCGAGCTAAAACCGCCAGCCGTCTCCGAAGCCCCGCCATCGAGCATGGCGGGGCTTCAGCCCGCCGTCTTAAGCAAGGAGATGATCCATGCTGACGCCATTCGTCACGGCTCTTGTGGTGGGCAACTGCGTGGCCGGTGTCTGCCTCGTCGCGAGTGTTGCGTTCGTCTGCGCGTTGGACCTCACAAAAAAATTTCACACGGAGGCTTGACCGCGATTGACGTGACACCAAATCGATTTTCCGGTTGCGCCGGGGGAGCTGGCCGACCTTTTGACATCGCTGGACTGACAAGGAGGGATTCATGACGTTCCGTCCACTGCATGACCGTGTCGTCGTGCGCCGTATCGAGGCCGATGAGAAAACCGCCAGCGGCATCATTATTCCGGACACCGCGAAGGAGAAGCCGTCGCAGGGCGAAGTGATTGCCGTAGGGCCTGGCGGTCGCGATGAAAGCGGCAAGCTCATTCCGATCGATATCAAGACCGGAGACCGCGTGTTGTTCGGCAAGTGGTCGGGCACCGAGGTCAAGATCGACGGCGAGGATCTGCTGATCATAAAGGAAAGCGACATCCTCGGCGTGATCGACGAGACCACCAAAATTCGCAAGGCCGCGTAATCCATCAAACATCCTGCATCCGAAGGAAGGAGGTTCTAGTCATGGCTGCCAAAGAAGTCCGTTTTTCGTCCGAGGCGCGCGAGAAGATGCTGCGCGGCGTCGACACGCTCGCAAACGCGGTCAAGGTCACGCTGGGCCCCAAGGGCCGCAACGTGGTGATCGAGAAGTCGTTCGGTGCGCCGCGGATCACCAAGGACGGCGTCACCGTCGCCAAGGAGATCGAACTCGAAGACAAGTTCGAGAATATGGGCGCCCAGATGGTGCGCGAGGTGGCGAGCAAGACGAACGATCTCGCCGGCGACGGCACCACCACAGCCACCGTTCTCGCGCAGGCGATCGTCAAGGAAGGATCGAAGGCCGTTGCCGCCGGTATGAATCCGATGGACCTGAAGCGCGGTATCAATCTCGCCGTTGAGACGGTGGTGACCGATCTTAAGAGCCACGCGAAAAAGGTGACCTCGAATTCAGAGATCGCCCAAGTTGGCACCATCTCCGCCAACGGCGACACCGAGATTGGACGTTTCCTTGCGGAAGCGATGCAAAAAGTCGGCAACGACGGCGTCATCACGGTCGAGGAGGCCAAGAGCCTCGAGACCGAACTCGAAGTCGTCGAAGGCATGCAGTTCGACCGCGGCTACGTGTCTCCGTACTTCGTAACCAACACCGAAAAGATGAAGGTCGAGCTCGAAGCCCCTATGTGCTGATCCACGAAAAGAAGCTGACCGGCTTGCAGACCATGCTGCCCTTGCTCGAAGCGGTCGTGCAGAGCGGCAAGCCGCTGCTGATCGTCGCCGAGGACGTCGAGGGTGAGGCACTCGCCACGATCAAGAGGTGCGCGATTATCTCCTGCGGGTCAACGAAAAGGTGATTGCCCACTATCGCCAGCTCCTTCGAACAGGTCCGGCTCACCCGCCCGATCACGAACGCATTCAACGCGGCCTCGCGGCGGCTGAAGCGGACCGAGCGATGCTGCTTGGAACATCGGCATGGCGCGCTGACGCTGCGTGATGCAGCTACCTGCTTCTCATCCAAGAAGTTCATCCGAGTTAGCCAGAAATGAATGAGCAACAGCAAGGCTTCGACATCGTCATCAATGGCGTGAACCGGTTCGTTGCCGACCTGGAGCTCAGCGCCATAGCAAGCGCCGGCTTTCACAAGGAGCACTTCCCGCAAGACACGGTGCAGATATGCACGCGCGCCAACGGCACATTGCGAACCGTTCGAGGATATGCGCGGCTGGAGTAGCGCCGACCGATGCGATCGTCCTCGTTTGGAGTACGACGCGGAACTGCGGCACCCCGAGTTGCCTCAGTTGCCCGAGTTGCCCTTAAAAAAGGAGCGTTAAACTAGCGCGCAATCGGGGTGCGAACTACCCGCATGCAAGCGAGGCCTCAGAAGGACCCAAGCTCGGTTTTTGTTCAAAAGTGGTCGCTAGGTAATCTCTGGCAGGCGTCAGTCCGAGCGGGCTGATACCATTAAATATCGTCCTTCATTAGGAAGTGACCATGGGCGATCGGGCGTTGTGCAGTGCTTCCGGCAACGCTGAATCGCAGAACCGATAAACGAGCCGAGCGTTGAACCGTCGGAATCATGGAGGTCGCCATGACCACCAAGGACGACCGTGGCGTTGCGCTTGGCGTTTTGGGAATTGCTCTGTCTATTGTAGTGCTCTTTGCAGTGATGGCGATGACAGCCGCCCGTCGGTGCGGTATCGACATCACGCTATTCCAGTCCTCAGCCAGTGGCCCGACAACAAAGCCAAGGCCTTCGCATTCGACGGTCACCGCAGACCTTCGATGACTGCCTTTTATCGCAACATGGATGCTATGGAGCAACGTATGCGTAGATATGACTTCGCGAATAGACCGCCTCCGCAACGCGGTGCGTGTAATTTCCCGAGATGATGATCGGGTTTCCACTCGCGGCAAAGCCGGTAACCACTCCAACGTGCCCGCCGCTTTTGCCGCGTCTCATGACTGCTATAGCGCCAATCTCTGGGCCTACGAGACGTTTGCCGTAGGAGGCAAAGGACTGCGCCATGTCCGACGACGTCCCGGAATAGCCGAGACGAGTAAGAACGAAATTCATAAAGTTTGCGCACCACAACTTCCGAAGGCCGGTTGGGTTGGTGCCGATCCAACGGCGCGCCTCGATAATGATCGATGTGCTCAAGGGAGTTTTCACATCGCCCCCCACGATGTTCGAACCGTCCTCATGGACGGCAAGCAACCTCATCACAGGCCTGTCCAGTTGATGTTTCGCGTGGGAGCGGAAACTCCCCCGCTTTACGAAAGGGCTCTGTTTGGTAATCAGCGACACATGCGTTGCTTCAAGGCTCGGGCTGGTTAGCGCGAGGCTGTCCTGTCCAAGCACATGCGATTCCGGCACGTCGGCGTTGGCCGCCGCCGTCGATTTAATCATGAAGAAAGCGAGCAAGGCCGATAGTTGCGAGATTTTCTTCCGCGATAGTTCGAATTTCTTTTCAAAGAAGGTTTTCTGACGCTGATCGAAAGCTTGATTGTAGGCAATGATCATTCTCGCAATCGCGGTATCGTCGATGTAACCGGGTGGTCCAACAACAATCATTTTTACATACCGTGACTACAGTTGTTCGCAGCGCATGAAATTTGGATGACTTGTCACGGCGCAAGCCCCCACTGTGACGGATCAGAGTACAGCGCAACGCTCGGCACATTCTGTATAAAACAACACACATTTAGTTGGTCGCGTGGGTTGAAAACCGATGCGCACGAGAGTCGATATCAATTGGCGGCTCCGGAACGATTGGGGCCTTACCGTGTTGCCTGCGTGACGCGGGAGTCTTTTATGCGAATGACATTGGTCTCTGCAGCATTCTGTTTATGTTTTGCAAATTCGACGGTTGCAGCACCGAACGCGCCTGCTTTGCCCGTCTCCATTCGAGCCCAAACTGTTAATGACGCGGAATGGAGCGATAAAGCCACCCAGGAAACCGTCGGCCCGATGACGGTCAAATTGCAGGTCCTGCTGGATCGTGCCCACTTTTCACCGGGCGAAATCGACGGAAAGAGAGGCGAAAACCTCGATAAAGCAATTGCAGCCTATGCTGCCGCACAAGGCGCAAACTCCGGCATGTCGACAGAGCTTTGGCAAAAACTTATCGAAATGTTCAAGGGGCCTGTCATTGTCGGGTACAAGATTTCGGAAGGCGATGTCAAAGGGCCCTTTGCCGAGAAAATTCCGGAGAAAATGGAGGACATGAAGGATCTACCGGCATTATCCTACATCAACCCGAAAGAGCAGCTCGCTGAGAAATTCCACATGAGTCCGGAGCTTCTGGTTTCGCTCAATCCTGATCAGCAGAAGTTCGATAAGGCGGGCGCAACGATCATGGTCGCCAGCGTTGCAAGCGCCAAATTGTCAGAGAAGGCGGTCAAGATCGAAGTTGATAAGGGCAAGCAAATCTTAAAGGTGTTGGGAAAGGCAAAGGCACTGCTCGCGGTCTATCCCGTGACGGCAGGAAGCACGGAGAAGCCTGCGCCAGATGGCATACTCAAGGTAACGTCCATCGCCGCGAACCCGACGTATCGGTACAATCCCGACTACGCTTTCAAAGGTGTGAAATCTCAGGAAGCTTTCACCATCAAGCCCGGTCCCAACAACCCTGTTGGGCTGGCCTGGATCGGGCTGAACAAAGAGGGCTATGGCATTCACGGAACGCCAGAGCCCTCGAAGATCAGCAAGTCTGAATCGCATGGATGCATCCGGCTGACGAATTGGGACGCGCTACAGCTTGCTTCAACAATCACGAAGGGCGTTCCGGTCGAGTTCATCGGCGACGAGAAGGATCGCCCCCTAGCTCAAGCTCAAAAACGGAAGGGCAAGCGTTCCAAACCGCGTTAGAATACCGGCAGTCCGCTCGTCCCGCTGGAGCTGCTCGCCCGCCGGCGAGACGGTTGAACAAGCGTCGTGTTTGCTTCCGTGCGAACAAACACGATTTGGCGGTTGCCTCGACATGATTGCGCCCGCCAAGAGGGGGGCTCGGGGGCGGGCGCAAAGCCGGACGGGAGTTCAATCACATCCGGCACAGGCTGATGGACCAGCCCGACTATCTTTTACGGTCGCAATCTGTGGCGAAGATGACTGAGCAAAATTGCTCACTTTTGGCAAAATCGCAGTGGCCCGTTTTGAATTGCGAAGCGGCCCACTTTTAAAGTGGTCCGTTCGATACGGCGCCGATTGGACAACCGTCATACTCTATTCATCATCAAAAAGCGGGGGAACGACATGTTGAGTCATCCAAGTTGTGTGAATTGCGGACAGTCGTTGATAGGTCACGTCTGCCACCGCATTCTTTTGCGTGCAGTGTGGGTTGGAGTAGCGCCGACCGATGCGATCGTCCGCGTTTGGGCCACCTCGATTGGCGGTGATGCCGCAATCGTTCCAGAGCCGCGAAATAACTCGTGCAGATCGGCACCCGGCGACCAATTAAGACGTGCTGTTTGATACGGAATGCATTGGGCGATGGCGCGTGCCGAGCATGAACGGAATCTCGAGATGAGAGTTATCGTGCGGACAGGCTAGGAGTTATTCGTGAGCGCGGCCGGCGAATATTATCGAGAACTCAGCAGGCATTGTATGGCTGTCGCAGAGAACGACCCGGTGCAAAAACTTTCGCAACTGGCTGCCGCGTCAGTTTGTCTGGCTCTCGCCAAAAAATTTGATAGCCAGGATCAAACTGAGCGCGACCAGCTTGCCAGATCCGGCCAGCCAGATGTCGGAGTTCTAGCGTCCGGCACGGCTGCGGACCAAAGCACGAAGCGCCTGGTTGAGCGACGCCGGACGAATTCCGATGCCATCAGGAGCCCAGCCAGCGTCATTCTTGGAATTTCCTCGATGATCCTCGTTGCGTTCGTATCTGCATTTTACAATCATCCGGCAATGCGGACTCCCCAAATTCTGACTTCATTGCAACAGTACGTCATTGCCACCTTCTAGCGTGAAACCGTCAGTGGACGATGGAAGCGATGACGTAATAGCCGCTACCAAGAACCACGACGCCGCCAGCGACCAACAGGATCGGCAGGAGAAAGACGGGGATCCTCTTCTTCGTCGTGGCCCTCAACTGCGGCTTATAGACCTGAAGGAGCGAGCGTGCGTTCTCAACCGGTGCAGTGCCCGCCCTGGTGCCAGACCACTCAACCGACGCGCGGCGGCGGCGAGGACTTGCTGGCCGGCGCTGGTTGCTCATGCGCACGTTGTTACAGCCTTGCGCGCCAGGGCCAACCTATGGCGGCCGCGAAAGCGACCGCACCGACGGTCGCTAGAACAAGCGCGATTTCGACCTCAGTCATCTGGCGCTCCAGAAATGCAGAATGCCAACGTGAATTAGCGACTTTGGTTCCGGCCGGCGTGGCAGGGGATCGCATGGCACCGCCAGCCGATGGCTTGCCGACGGATGGACGCTCCTACTCTTTGCATCACGATGACGATGAGCAATTTTGAACAGATCGTCGCTTCGTGGTCTGTTACCTGCGCTCTGGGGCAAAGGAAGCCCGCATAACCACGCGGGGGGTTCATGCACAGGGAATGTTGCGATGAGTTTGGTGAAAGAGGCCCTCGGGGCCACATTGTTTGCGGCGTGGATCGTCGGTCTCGTCCATCAATTGGGTTCGTGGTCGATGACCGCTGCTTATGTCGCGATTTCTCTCGTGATGGTCACTGTAATTTTCAGCGACCATCTCGTGGTCAAATTCCCACCTCGGCGAAACCGCCGAAAATAGATGCGGCTGGAGAAAATCCGGTCGCGGCCGTTTGCCGCGGGCGTCGACAGGCCCGTACGCCGGACCGGCGCAGAATGCAATTCAGTGCCTGCGCTGCGGTAACGCATTTGATCTGGCGAGGGGGTAGACAAGCACATTGCCTCCTACATCGAGGAGGTGCGACCTGTCGCGATAGGCCGCGACGGATGCCCGTTATGTCGCGCAGCTCGAAAAGCGAGAATGCATTTCTCAAAACTCAGATTGCGATCAAGGACACTCAGGACACGGTGTTGCTGGAACGGGACCGCGAAACGGTCGTCTGCCCGTGTTCACTTGGGTGCTTTTGGTTGCTTCTGCTTGGCTGCTCGATCCAGGGGGACGGCAACGTCATCTTCGTGACGTTCAGCATTTCCGATTGTTTTGCCAGACATGTTCCCTGGATTGAAATGAAACTTGCCCGGTGGCATTTCGCCCGGTCGTGTCTTTTTGGGGTC
The Rhodoplanes sp. Z2-YC6860 genome window above contains:
- a CDS encoding Hsp20/alpha crystallin family protein; the protein is MPIRDLIPWNRGRSDLAVRRNDEATNPFLALHREMNRLFDDAFRGFDVGFPSLGDRQFGGGLGWPNLEVSEHANEVKVTAELPGLEEKDVDIHLADGVLTISGEKKTETEDGDRLFTERYYGRFERRIPVDDVDVDKVKALFKNGVLTVILPRLPAAKSNIRRIAINER
- a CDS encoding L,D-transpeptidase codes for the protein MRMTLVSAAFCLCFANSTVAAPNAPALPVSIRAQTVNDAEWSDKATQETVGPMTVKLQVLLDRAHFSPGEIDGKRGENLDKAIAAYAAAQGANSGMSTELWQKLIEMFKGPVIVGYKISEGDVKGPFAEKIPEKMEDMKDLPALSYINPKEQLAEKFHMSPELLVSLNPDQQKFDKAGATIMVASVASAKLSEKAVKIEVDKGKQILKVLGKAKALLAVYPVTAGSTEKPAPDGILKVTSIAANPTYRYNPDYAFKGVKSQEAFTIKPGPNNPVGLAWIGLNKEGYGIHGTPEPSKISKSESHGCIRLTNWDALQLASTITKGVPVEFIGDEKDRPLAQAQKRKGKRSKPR
- a CDS encoding TIGR02594 family protein — encoded protein: MIIAYNQAFDQRQKTFFEKKFELSRKKISQLSALLAFFMIKSTAAANADVPESHVLGQDSLALTSPSLEATHVSLITKQSPFVKRGSFRSHAKHQLDRPVMRLLAVHEDGSNIVGGDVKTPLSTSIIIEARRWIGTNPTGLRKLWCANFMNFVLTRLGYSGTSSDMAQSFASYGKRLVGPEIGAIAVMRRGKSGGHVGVVTGFAASGNPIIISGNYTHRVAEAVYSRSHIYAYVAP
- a CDS encoding DNA primase family protein, coding for MARLRAIRMLRTSEAEKDAVLAESFIKLATSNEPILVRELNQPFFELRPQFKLFISGNYKPRIRGTDDGIWRRIILVPWLVKVSDEMCDPHLADKLKAEASGILNRMLEGVVDWMKGGLQVPPPIAEATAEYRSDSDHLGRFKAECLREVPGSRVASADIYDVFVAWAKSTGAPIWTRTGFGRAMTDRGSKSTKSGSNYWIGIELTRQLSDFGSADEPPVDDQTPPTATDDVPIEH
- the groES gene encoding co-chaperone GroES, whose translation is MTFRPLHDRVVVRRIEADEKTASGIIIPDTAKEKPSQGEVIAVGPGGRDESGKLIPIDIKTGDRVLFGKWSGTEVKIDGEDLLIIKESDILGVIDETTKIRKAA
- a CDS encoding Hsp20 family protein: MRTFDPTPLWRSTVGFDRLFDLMDQSAHFQANDAYPPYNIERTGEDHYRISLALAGFSPDEVAITAELNVLTVEGQKAQKADTEYLYQGISARPFRRVFNLADYVQVKSASFEEGLLKIDLVREVPEAMKPRRIAINGGTSTTTIAQKKAA